One Sporosarcina sp. ANT_H38 genomic window, TTAATTCCGACCATTTGTACATGCCTTGTTCTTCCCGTTCCGTCATTAGGATAATCCGTTTGAAATGAGGCAGTTTACCACTTGAGATAGAGCCTTTCACACCCGTCGTCAGTTCAGGGCAAACCATACGGATAATATCTATGTAACTCGTTCCTTTAAAGTTTTCATCCAAAATAAGCGTTGTTGCATCAGATTGCTTCATTAGATATTCCAACTCCGTAGCTTGATAATTCGTATTTACTGTAACAAGGACTGCCCCGATTTTCCCCGTTGCATATTGGCTAAGCAGCCATTCCCTTTTATTGTCTGACCAGATAGCAACGTTTTCTCCTTTTTCGATACCCATGCCGATGAACGCTTTCGCTAGTTCGTCCGTTTCTTCATCAAATTCCTTATATGTTTTCCGAATCCCATGTTCCGGATAGACATACGCTTCCTGCGCAGGATAAAGCTCCGCCTGTTCTCTTATGATTTCCCCCACTGTTTTACGTAGCAATGTCATGTCCATTCCCCTTTTCCAAAATAATCATTTAACGATATTTTATCACAAAATTCACAAGATTAGGCGAACTAATTAGAAGTAGCAAAATCGGTTTATAATTGAGAGCTACATAGTGTGTATTGTAAGGTTCTTGTTTATCGTTGGTTTCTTTTCGAAAAGTGTTGTCTTTTATAAAGAACGCGTTGTGCCCCCCTCACCATAGCGCATCCGCCTTGAAACCACTAAATTCCGAAGAAAAACACACAGTTTTCATCTTTCGTCATAAAAGGTAAAAAATATGGTCATTTTAATAACAATGATAACTATAGATAAAACTAATAATGCTGTTGTAATTGAAGTACTGACTACCCAATTAATAACTACATCGTTTTTTTAAGCTTTATTGTTAGTTCACCACTGTCGTAGTCTGTTAATCTTAATCCACAAACAAATTCTGGAGGGATTATATGGTTATCGAATTATTGACTTCACATGCATCCGTGCGAAAATATAAAGATATTTCACTACCAAAGGAAGATGTATTTGAACTTATTCAGGCGGGTCAGCATGCCGCCACTTCTCATTTTGTACAAGCGTACTCTGTCATTTATGTAACGGACCCCGATAAACGAAAGAAACTCGCTGAACTTGCGAAGAACCCGCAGCAGATTTTATCAGCAGGCGCCGTTTTAGTCTTTTGCGCGGACTATTACCGATTGATGAAGGCAGCGAACTTAATAGGGAAAGACATTGATTTCTCCTCTGCCGAAAATCTCCTTGTTGGCTCTATCGACGTTGCTCTATTCGCTCAAAATGTTGCGATTGCGGCTGAATCAAAAGGCTACGGCATTTGCTACATCGGTGGTGTCCGTAATGCACCAGAAGAAATAAGCGAACTGCTGTCGCTCCCTAAAGGTGTTGCTCCGATGTTCGCTATGACTATTGGTGTTCCAGATGAAGCAAATGAAGTGAAACCGCGCTTACCAATTGAAGCAATTATTCACGAAAACAGCTACGATATGGAAAAATATGACGAACTCCTCCCAGCTTACGATGACATAATGAACGACTATTATCTAAGCCGCGGCTCAAACCGAAAAGACGCCGCATGGTCCGACTCAATGGCAGACTTTTTAAGGGCCCCTCGACGAACGCATATGAAAGATTTTTTGAAGAAACAGGGATTTGAGTTTAACTAGGAGAGATGACAATGCAATTTGAAGAATTAGTGGACGTATTAACACGCCGGATGACAGACGGGTCTTTTATTGGTGGGACAATCAGCCAATCCCGCACAAAAACAGATGATTTAAAACGGGTGAAAGTGAAACCCGTTGAGTTAAAGGGACAGTTGCATATTCAATTTGAATACCAGTACGAACGAGTGTTAAACCACGAAAACGTTACAACTGATTTATTAGGGGCGTACTTACTGCAACTGCTTGAACGTTTCAGACAAATACATGCCGAGTTTTCAGATGAAAAGATTCAGGTCCAACTGACGAAAAAATTTAAAGTAATGTGGAAATCAGAAAAAGTAGCATCTGAAAAAATAGTTAACCTTTCACACAATCGCAAGAAAAATTATTTACTGGATGAAAATACAGCCTATCCATTTTTAGTCCGACTCGGCGTACAAACTCCCGACGGCCAGGTAAAAAAGCAAAAGCACGACAAGTTTAGGCAAATTAACAGGTTCGTCGAATTCATCGACGATTCTCTTGCTCACTTACCAAAAGATCGAACTGTACGTATTCTTGATTTCGGTTCTGGTAAATCCTATTTAACATTCGCACTGTATCATTACTTACGTATCGAAAAAGGGCTAGATATTAAGGTAACTGGGCTTGATTTAAAAAAAGAAGTGATTGAGGAATGCAGCACAATTGCAAAGGATCTTGGTTACGATAACCTTGAATTCCTCGTAGGAGATATTAACGACTACAACGACGAAACGTCTGTCGACATGGTCGTCACACTCCACGCATGCGATGTTGCAACGGATATGGCACTTGCCCGTGCGGTGAAATGGGGTGCGAAAGTCATTTTGAGCGTCCCTTGTTGTCAGCACGAACTGTTCTCGCAGGTCAATTCCCCTGCGCTCGACGTTATGCTTCAACACGGCCTCATTAAAGAGCGGTTCTCGGCACTTGCTACCGATTCTATCCGTGCGGAGTTATTGTCACTTGTTGGATACGAAGCGCAGCTATTAGAGTTTATCGATATGGAGCATACACCGAAAAACATTTTGATACGGGCTTATCAGACCGGACGAGAGGCTTCCGCTGATGATTTTATACGCTATAACGAATTCAAGACTCTGTTGAATGCGGATCCATTTTTGGAGAGAGAATTGGAGCATTTGTTGAATAAATAAGCAACCTCATCTACGTTTGCTATAAGCGAATGTAGATGAGGCTTTTCATAGTTAAAACGAAACAACTAATCTGCTGCATAGTTCACATGATAGACTTTATAAAATCATATGTTTCCCACGGAGGTTAACATGGCGCTACTGCATGAGTTTTACCTAATTCCCAGCTCGATCGATGTGCAAGACTTCTATAGGACAACGAAAAACAACGACGCCATCATAGATAGTGTCAATATACATGATGATATGATCACTTACATCTACGACTCATTGAATTGGATCCCAAGTAGAAATCCGGCGTTGCGAGGTATGCCACATGGACAAGGTATCCATTACCACGGCATTACACTTTTCGATGAACATTCGTCACGAGACTTACTAAGAATTTTCACTGCTTGGCGAGACCTATTCAGCAATTCGCCTGACATATTCCAGCTGAAGGGTCAATTCATAATCAATCGGGATGAGCATGAAATCCTATATTTCGATCGCAATGAAATCGTTGATCAATTCGAGACAATGATCTCAATGTCTAACTATCTCGCTGACGGGAATTATTACTTGTATTACTGTGGTATTTGAAAATTTTCTGAATAAAAGACCTCAACGAAGAGGTTTTTCTTTAACATAGCCCTCTATAAATCGGAAGTGTCTACTTAGATTTAAAACTTCATACTAGCTCTTATCTTTTCAGGAATCATTACCACTTCTGTTTTTAAATCCAGAGGTTTAAAGGTATCATCAATGCATTCATCCCAATATGCTAAATGCTTCTTATCTATCCAATGCTCTGATTCTTCTACTTCCTGACCACCTTCGCCTTGAACTGAATACCAATATAAAAATTCATCTCCATTGAGATGTTCTCTAAATATAGTTTCTACATACATTTTCTCGCCTTCAAGGGTTATTAGCACGTGTTTCATGTTTTCGTTCAGAAAAGTTATCCATTCATTTACCTTTTCTGATTTATCTTTCTTAACCCTGAATCTTGTTAACTCAACGTTCATGTTTCTCCCACCCTTTGTTCATTTTTCAAACAGTAAAAATGATCTTCAAAAACTTTCGATACGTTGCTCCTGAGAATTTCATTTCCATTCATCACGAAATCCTCCTCCACACCGACTATTCCAGTGTCACTCCCAAAAATACATAGCCATCCCGTTCATACTGCCCTGAAAAAATGACTGGAACCCTCTCGTTAAAAATCGGACCATCTACGACAACCGTATGAAATTCACCAGACTCCCCGCATGCATCAATGCCAAGTACCTCCAGTTCATCCATCAGCTCCAAAGTGAATTTGCGGCCTATGAAGTGTGCCGGCATCATTTTTGTATTGACGACAACTATGTACGCCTCGAATCCCGCTTCTATAAATTCTTCTAAAATCTCGCGACGCGGCTCCATCCATAGCGGATGTACTGCTTCCATATCGACTTTTGCACATGTATTTTGGACCCATACCAAATGGTCTTCAAGATCGATATCCCCAAAAACTCCGTAACTGATGCCCGACTCAACGCATTCCTTCATCGCGTCTAAAAATTGCTCTTCATATCCTTGCCAGTCAGCTCCCCTTATCATTAAAGGGACGCCAATTCTTGCTGCTTGGGCTTCCACGACTTCAAAAGGCAGCGCATGCGATTTTGACCGTTCTTCATCCTTTTCAAACATTGTCCATAACCGTTTCGGAACGCCACCCGCTTTCATTGCGCGGTAATAAGCCATCGCAGAATCTTTTCCGCCGCTCCATGATGCAACAAATGATATATCCATCATTTTGTACATTCCTCCGTATAGTTAATTATTGTTTTTTATTTTTAGCATCGGTTCATATCTTTCAAGCTCATCACCCTTATTTTGCAATGCTTCTTTAGGCTCCGATAATTTCATTACAAAAATAGAAACAAAGCTCAAAAGAACTCTAAAATCTACTAGCAACGCAATACCAAAAACAGTATTATCGTCACAACCCACACCCTAAATTATATTTTTCGTTTTATTTATTTTACCATGAATTTGCCAACACTATTGAAAGGATTCTAATAATTTGCTTTTGCAGCGAATAAAAACATAAAACTTTTCAGACATACTGCCCGTCAAATACTTATAACGTGTTCGCGACATGTTGAAAATTGGAGAAGGTGAATCTTTAGTCATGACAAAAAAAGAGAAGTTCGAACTTGTAGAAAATTTTATAGTAGAAAACCGGGAAGCTCATTATCGTCTTGCATACAGCTATGTTAGAAATAAAGAAAATGCACTTGATATCGTACAAGATGCCATTCTAAAAGCGCTCAGTTCAATTGATCGACTTGAAGAAATCGCCTATTTGAAAACATGGTTCTATCGAATAATCGTGAACACATGCATTGATTTCATCCGAAAACATCAGCGTATTACAGTGATGGACGATGACATTCTTGGCATTCATTTACCACAGTTAGAAGATGACATTATCGACATGGACTTACAAGATGCCATTGACCAGCTACCTCACAAATATAGATCTCTTATTATTCTCCGATTTTTTGAGGATTTGAAAATTGATGAAATCGCTGCAGTGATGGATGAAAATGTGAATACGATTAAAACAAGATTGTATGCAGCATTGAAAAAGTTGCGCATTGAAGTCGGGGAGGAATTCAGATTATGAAAAAAATAAATAAGCTAAAAAAGGATTATGACGAAACGGAGATTCCATCTGAGTTGAAGGACTTCGTTAAAGCTTCGATTCGGCAAGCAAAGTCATCACAGAAGAAACGTCCATTTCTTAAACAATGGACGTTAGGAGCCGTCGCGGCTGCTGCTCTATTTATCGGAAGTATCAATGTAAGCCCATCTTTCGCGCAAGCTATGGCAAACGTTCCACTTCTCGGAGTAATTGTGGATGTGTTTACCGCACAACAATTGACTGTCGATGAAAAAACGTACCAAGCGAATGTCGCCACACCAAAAATTGAAGGTTTGGAGGATGAAGGACTGCAAACTTCATTGAATGAGAAATACCTTAAGGAAAATAAAGTGCTCTTCGAACAGTTCCAACAGGATGTTTCGGAATTGGAAAAGGCAGGTGGCGGTCATCTTGGAATCGATACTGGCTATGAAGTGAAAACAGATAATGAACAGCTTCTATCGATTGCTCGCTATGAGGTGAATACGGTCGGATCCTCATCAACCACAATGAAGTACGACACAATCGATAAACAGAACAGCATTTTAATCACATTGCCCAGTCTGTTTAAAAATGACAAATATGTGGAGGCCATTAGCTCTTACATAGTAGGTGAAATGGAGCGGCAAATGGATGCAGATGAAGAGGTCTCTTACTTTTTGAATAGTGAATTTTTCGATGATTTCAAAACAATCCAATCCGATCAGTCGTTCTATATCACAGATCACAATAAGCTCGTCATTTCATTCGATAAATACGAAGTTGCACCTGGTTATATGGGAGTCGTGACGTTTGAAATTCCGTCAGTTATTTTGAAAGATCTGCTGGTCAGCGACACATACATTAACTAATTCCTTTTAGAAAGTGACACTTTTTTAATATAAGCAAGAAAAAACCATAGAGAAAGCATCAGCCGCCAAAATTGCATCTTTGGCGGCTTTTCTCCAGGTAAGAATCCAGCTATTCTTTCGTCCCAAAAATGCTTCAGCACTCTGTGTATTTATGTATTTGGAGCACGACGGATGAAGGACAACCATACGATTACAGAAAAAAAAGTGTAGGGATGCGACAAAGTCGCATCTCTACACATATAAACATCTCGGTGATCGTAATAGAAGTTATTCAATTTACTGGTGACTTTTGGTGAATCAACAGACGTGCTCTTTTGTGATTCAATTATGCTGGCATTGGCGTATCTGTTGGTTCTGTGTAACCTTCTTTGTAATTTTCATCGATGAATTTACGGATTTCTTTTAACGATTTACCGTCCTGCTTCATCATTACAGATTGCACAGCGATATCTAGACAAACTTGGCAACGTGTACCATGGTCATCCCAGACAACAGAACCATCTTCACGAACTTCGTCTATGAAACAATTCAAGTTACTATCGTGGCCTGCGCTTTCTCCACACCCACAATAGCATGGCATCCACTCGATAATATCCGTTGCAGTGCCCGCCATTTGATAGACAAGACGCATATCCTCCGATTTGTCATCTAGGAACGAAGGTAAAATATCGGCAGAAGCCGTTACTTCTTGCAAGTCACCGTTTGGTACATGCTTCTGTTCCCCATGTTTCATGTCATGTTCTTTCTCACTCGGCTGCGCTTTTTCTCCGCATGCTGAAAGGACAAGAATCGCTGTAAGCAAGATGAACATCAAATTCTTTTTCATATACTGCCCACTCCTTATTCGCATAGTTGTCCTTTCATCATAACCCAAAACAACATGTTTATAAGTTACAGTTTGATGGACAATCAAACTTGACGGCAATTATCCCCTTGCTTAATCCAATACCGGATACCCTTCCAACACTGTTTGCTCAGAAGGTTTTTGAATGTAAGCACATGTTTCATTTTCAAAGATAATTTGTTGCTCAGGATCCGTAAGTAAATTACAATACGGACACTCTTTGTCGTACACGTCGAAGTCGCCTCCTTATCTACCAATCATTTTCGAAGGAACGACATACTCGTCAAACTGTTCTTCCGTCAGCAAGCCTGATTTGAGTGCTGCTTCTTTCAGCGTTGTACCTTCCGCATGTGCAGTTTTCGCTATTTTTGCAGCATTTTCGTAACCGATATAAGGATTAAGTGCCGTCACAAGCATGAGTGAGTTTTGAACTTTACGATCAATCTCTTCACGATTCGGTTCAATTCCCACTGCACAGTTTTCATTAAAACTGATCATCGCATCGCTCAACAATGTCACAGATTGAAGGAAGTTGAAAATGATAACGGGTTTGAAGACATTCAGTTCAAAGTTCCCTTGACTCGCTGCAAAGCCGATTGTTGCGTCATTCCCCATTACTTGTGCAACAACCATCGTAAGTGCTTCACTTTGAGTTGGATTCACTTTTCCTGGCATGATGGAACTGCCCGGTTCATTCTCAGGAATCGTAATTTCACCAATACCTGAACGTGGTCCGCTAGCCAACCAGCGCACGTCATTAGCAATTTTCATAAGGTCTGCCGCAAGCGCTTTAATAGCACCATGAACGTAAACAATCTCATCATAACTTGTAAGTGAATGGAATTTATTAATCGCGGATGTAAATTCTATCCCCACTGCCGTGCTGATTTCAGCAGCAACACGATCACCGAATCCAGCTGGCGCGTTAAGTCCTGTTCCAACAGCCGTTCCGCCAATTGCAAGTTCTTTCATTGACTCGACGCTGTCTGTAATCATTTTTTCCGTTTTCTCGAGCATGCGGTGCCAACCGCTAATTTCCTGACCAAGAGTTAGAGGCGTCGCGTCTTGTAAATGCGTACGGCCGATTTTAATGATATCCATGAACTCCTCAGATTTCTTGCCAAGTGTTGCTTTCAATACACCAATTGCCGGTACGAGCTGTTGTTGCACTGCAACAACTCCTGCAACATGCAGCGCCGTCGGGAATGTATCATTTGAGCTTTGCGATTTATTGACATCATCGTTCGGATGTAGACGATCTTCCTCGCCCCACTCCTCAAGCAATTGATTGCCACGGTATGCAAGTACTTCGTTCATATTCATGTTGGATTGAGTACCGCTTCCTGTTTGCCATACGACAAGCGGGAAATGATCATCCAGTTTTCCAGAGACTACTTCATCTGCAGCTGCAGAGATTGCCTTCATTTTTGCTTCTGATAGGGCGCCATGTGCATGGCTCGCGATAGCAGCTGATTTTTTTAAATGAGCAAATGCACGAATAACACCAATCGGCATTTTTTCTCCACCAATTTTAAAGTTTTGCTTACTGCGTTGTGTTTGCGCTCCCCATAGCTTGTCCGCAGGTACTTTAATTTCACCAAATGTGTCATGTTCAATACGATAATCCATTCTTCATCCCTCTTTCGTTTGTAAGTATTTCCATTATCTCATGATTGGCACCTTTTTATCATGTGCCCAGTCTTGGATAAATGCTTTTTGCCTAGGATTCAAGTTTTCCGGCAATTCATCTCTACCAAAGAAACAGTGTGCTTGGCTTTCTGCTCCGCCCTGTTGCAATTCTCCTGAATACGTTGTCGAATGAAAAATAACTTGCACGCTGTATACCTGGTCTCCATTCGGATATGTCACAAAACAGGACTCACCAGAATAAAGCCCAAATAGCTGAAGCTCCTCCACAACCAATCCCGTTTCTTCATATGTCTCCCTTTGCACTGTTTCTTCAAACGTTTCCCCGATTTCCATCACGCCACCCGGAATGCACCAATTGTCCTCATCTGTGCGGTGTTGGAGCAGGACTTTGTCTTCGTTCGTTATTATGACGCCGCAACCGACCGTAAGTAGTGATTCCTTACCAATCATTCTCCTCATTGTTTGAATGTAATCCATAGTATTTCCCCCTTTTTGTTATGCAAAAAAGACACGGTTTCCCGAGTCTTTTTCCAATCTTCATTTTCAATTGGACTGCTTTTTCTCTAATACTTCTATAAATGCATCGACTACTAATGGGTTGAACTGTGTCCCTTTTCCGTTTTTAAGTTCTTCCATAGCTTCTTGTCTAGAAAGAGCCTTCTTATACACACGATCGGTTGTCATTGCATCGAATGCATCAACGACCGATACAATGGCGGATTCCAGCGCAATTTCATCACCTTTAAGACCGTATGGATAGCCTTTCCCATCGTGCCTTTCATGATGCTGTTCGACAATGAATGCTGTATCTGCTAACCATTCGACAGTATGCTCACGCATAATCTTTGCACCTTCAATTGTATGGGACTTCATAATCCCCCACTCTTCAGCTGTCAGCTTCCCAGGTTTATTTAGAATTTCTAGCGGGACAACGCGCTTGCCGACATCATGAAAATAGGCGCCCCATCTCAGCGTGCTAAGGCTTTCTGGCGGCAGTTCCATGTGCTTCCACACTTCGATTGAATAATCTTTGATGCGATTGCAATGCATATAGGTGTAGCCATCAACCGACTCAATCGCATCCGCCTCTTCCTGGAGGATTTGCGTCTCAAAAAATCGCGTCTCAAAACTTTCAGTAGACATTTTGATTAAAATCTCTGCTTCTGTTTTCCCGTAAAAAGAAATGATGTGTGCATAGTGCGATGCATCGATTGTCTCACCGACTTCCAATATATGCCTTTTTCCATCGTATTCTATTTCTACTATTCCGTTAAGAAGCAAATACGACTCTACGAGAGCGTCTTCTTTATCGTATTGAACCCAAAATGAACTATTTTTGTGCAATGAATAAAGCGCATTTGACAACCCATTCCATCTTCCGAGCAACACGACATCCGCATAACCGAGATGAATTACCGGATATCCTTCTCTAGTTTGATTGCTATACGATTGATTTGAAATAGTGTCCATTAGCGTACTCCTCGGATTAAGGCATATGACCATCAATTGCTATCTGAATATTATCATTATAGCAAGTCACACCATAGTTTCATACACCTTTACCCGATTGACGCAAAACAATGTCGATTAAAGCTCCTGCCTTAACGCATTGATAACATCAATTTTCGTCGCTTTACGCGCTGGACGCCATCCTGAAATCATCGCGACGCCTATGCTAATTACGGAAGCGATAACGACAAGTTGCCATGGAATTACTGAGAACGTAACAGTCATACCTCCAAAATCTTCTTCGCCGAGCGCAGCCGTAACAATGATTGGCAGCACGTAATTTGACACAATGCTCACCCCATAGGAAATAACAACTGCAAGAACCGTCCCCACAATACCAATCCATGCACTTTCCATTAGGAATAGTCGTTGGATTAGTTTCGGATCTGCCCCGATTGCTTTCATAACTCCAATTTCACGCGTCCGCTCCGTTACAGCCATGGTCATTGTGTTGAAAATTCCGATAGATGCAATTAATATCGCGATTGTCCCAACAAATACTAGCCCCGCTTTTAGCGCTAAGAAAAAGACATCTAATTGGTCAAGTTCATCTGATATGGAGTACACACTATATCCATCGTCTTTTAATGCAGTAGAGATTGCTTTTACATTTTCTAATTTATCCGCATAGACGTTTACATTGCCGTAAAATAATTGCTGCGCGTCTGATTGATCATCTGCTGGCTTGTCCACATGTGCATAATAGATTTTTTCTAGCTCTGGAATGATAGATGCGTCAGCATATATCTTTTGATCCTGCTCCCAATCTTTCGCTGGTTTCTTTCCGATACCGACTATCGTGAGTATTATTTTATCCTCAATCAATTCACCTTCATTGTCACTGACTTGATAGAGGAACTGTTCACCAATCACTTTGCCGTCATACGTAGTAAATTCACCATCTTCGTTTTCATCTTGTTGATTCATTAAGTACTCCGCGAAATGGCTTCCAACGATGACTTCATTTTCCCTTTCTGGTAAACGCCCTTCCCGAAGTTCAAAGTTTGCTTTCTCTTCTTCTTCAAAATCCGTCACAACTAGAGGGTTATTACCAGTAAAATTGCCGATTGAAGACTGCTGTTCTGTCGCTATATTTCGACGAAATACAACTACTTTTACATGATCCCGTTTCTTTAACTCCGTAACTTTCTCTTCATCCATCTCGCTTGAAAACACTTCAATTTGTGTCACAAGTCGATTCGATAAGACTTCTCCCCGAATCGTTTCGTGCAGCCCGAATCCAACTGACGCGAGCACAATTAAAAAAGCTGTTCCCATCGTGGCCGCAAGCACGGTCATAAAGACACGCATTTTATTTTTCTTGATATGTTGGCTTACGAAACTAATCTGGTCTTTAAATTGCATGCTGTACACCACCTTCCGTTAATACGCCATCATGCATTCTGTAAACGCGGTTTGCAGTTCGGGCAACTTCATCGTCGTGTGTAATTATGACAAATGTGATGCCCCTTGTTTTATTGAGTGATTGAATGAGTAGAAGTACATCCTGCTCTGTTTCAGAGTCTAGACTGCCCGTAGGTTCATCTGCGAAAATGATTGGCGGATCAGTGATGAGTGCACGCGCGATGCTCACACGTTGCTGCTGGCCCCCGGACAACTCGTTCGGATAATGATCTTGCACATCCGTTAGGCCAACGCTCCGCATAAGGTCTTTCACTTTCTTCTGTCGTTCATTTTTACTGATGCCCTTCAACGTCAATGGCAATTCAACATTCTCAAACGCCGTCAACCCAGGCATGAGTTGGAAGTTTTGAAAGACGAAACCGAAATGATCCAGTCGGAATTTCGCACTTTCCACCTCATTGAATGAGGACGTTTGTATACCTTGTACACTGATTTCTCCACTTTCCGGTGTTAGGAATCCTGCCATTATATGAAGAAGCGTTGATTTACCCGAACCACTTTTACCAACAATCGATACAATTTCACCGTCCGCAACCTCAAACGTCAACCCTTTCAGCACCGGAATCTGCTTCTCTTTACCCTTCTTACCGATTTTAAATGAATGATTTAAATTCCTTACATTAATCATGTATTCCCCTCCAAATTTTCTTCACTTCCCTCATTGTAAAGGAAGAATCTTAAGGGTTTGTGAGGATAGATATGAAGAATTTCTTAAGAATTTTAGAGGTGGAGTGGGGGATGGTCGGTCAAGCAACAGTTTTGATCGGTCGGCAACGCTATATAGTCGGTCAAGCAACAATTATGATCGGTCGGCAACGGTATATGGTCGGTCAGGCAACAGTTATGATCGGTCGGCAACGGTATATAGTCGGTCAAGCAACAATTATGATCGGTCGGCAACGGTATATGATTGGTCAGGTAACAGTTTTGATCGCCCACTCCCATTTCAACATAAAATATCTGTTATACACCAAAGTCCATTCATATAGAAAAAGAGTCTCAAACGCATAACTGCGTTAGGACTCTCTTCTAGATAGTAGTTATTTAGCTTCGTCAGCTGCAACTTCTTTTATTGCAATCGATTGTTGTGTAGGTTGCTTCGTATTTGCTGCTTTTATTTCAGTTGTTAGCTGGTCAATACTTGGGCGGATATTACCTTTGCCCGTGTAGTTTTCAAGCATTTCCTTAACGTCGATACCTGATGATGCTTTCAATGATTCTTGCAATGTCGCCATTAAGTTAGTAGCGTATGACGTTACTTTATTGGCTCCGCCGCCTTCACCACTGCCTGTATCGACAACTGTAATCTTATCGATATTCGCAAGCGGGCTTGCAATTTGTTTAGCATACTCAGGAATCATTTTAACAATCATATCAAGCATTGCAGCTTGGCCGTACTGTTCGAATGCTTCTGCAATTTTACGTTTTGCTTCTGCTTCAGCAAGACCTTTCAGGCGGATAATATCTGCCTCTGATTCCCCTTGAGCACGCAGTGAATCGGCTTTTGCCTGCCCGTCAAGACGGACTTTTTCTGCATCTGCAGACGCTCTTGCTTCAATGCGATATTTTTCTGCATCAGCTTCCGTAATTTGTTTAGATTTTTGGGCTTCTGCATTTTGTTCGATTGCATAGCGATCTGCATCAGCTTTTTTCTTAACTTCAGAATCATATTGTTTCTCGCGACGCAGAATCTCTTTCTCTTCAAGTTCAATTTGCTTTTGACGTTCAATGATTCGAATTTGCATTTCCTGTTCCATAACTTCCTGTTTCGAGACCGCCGTTTGAAGTTCGTATGCTTGGTCGGCACGCGCTTTTGCAACATCCTGATCACGACGGTAATCCGCAACCTTCAATTGATTCTCTTTTTCAGCTTCGGCAATTTCAGTTGCGCGTTCGATTTCTGCTTTTTGCGCTTCTTTAGATGCCTCTGCATTTTTAATGCGCGTTTCTTTTTCAGCTTCAACCATTGCAATATCTGCA contains:
- a CDS encoding flotillin family protein, which produces MEILIVIGVVAFIILALVLVFITKYRTVGPDEALIVTGSYLGSKNVHKDDSGNRIKIIRGGGTFLLPVFQQAAPLSLLSSKLEVTTPEVYTEQGVPVMADGTAIIKIGGSISEIATAAEQFLGKTKADRENEAKEVLEGHLRSILGSMTVEEIYKNRDKFSQEVQRVASQDLAKMGLIIVSFTIKDVRDKNGYLDSLGKPRIAQVKRDADIAMVEAEKETRIKNAEASKEAQKAEIERATEIAEAEKENQLKVADYRRDQDVAKARADQAYELQTAVSKQEVMEQEMQIRIIERQKQIELEEKEILRREKQYDSEVKKKADADRYAIEQNAEAQKSKQITEADAEKYRIEARASADAEKVRLDGQAKADSLRAQGESEADIIRLKGLAEAEAKRKIAEAFEQYGQAAMLDMIVKMIPEYAKQIASPLANIDKITVVDTGSGEGGGANKVTSYATNLMATLQESLKASSGIDVKEMLENYTGKGNIRPSIDQLTTEIKAANTKQPTQQSIAIKEVAADEAK